A portion of the Acidobacteriaceae bacterium genome contains these proteins:
- a CDS encoding EAL domain-containing protein, with translation MARRSAETREQIASALEDLQSNPGGAPCSAGNLERMRLVAAVKDYLGGLGYVKGDTMLCSSLTGGGVPVPLGLPSEVRPSGFRSWDQKALPGIPRQKFNLIGEPGQENVAITVPELIVDVPLAVKGMSLVQMTADGRLKRARGPYSETWLTRTLAGQESFVDSGKLVVARFEKSSGLVMFAAMSVNEVHRFAWQAFWRYLPVALAVAALLLVMIWTVARELLSLRFQIKAALRDREFFLQYQPVMDLSAGRCVGAEALIRWKRRDGSMVSPLVFIPVAEQHGLIEQVTAQVMEMVATDAAQLIRDHPEMHIAINFSPDDLHSKEIEDRLQRLIHDVGASNNIVIEATERGLLFPEKVTETLVSVRAKGFRVGIDDFGTGNSSLSYLGTYDLDFLKIDKMFVDALGKNEPTSQVAFHIIGLAHSLGLKIVAEGVETKEQRDILREAGVQYAQGWIFAKPMLMHDLAAFTRLQNA, from the coding sequence ATGGCCCGGCGATCCGCAGAGACGAGGGAACAGATTGCCTCGGCGCTGGAAGACCTGCAGAGTAATCCGGGTGGTGCACCCTGCTCGGCGGGGAACCTGGAGCGAATGCGGCTTGTCGCTGCGGTGAAGGATTATCTCGGTGGTCTGGGATATGTGAAGGGGGACACGATGCTGTGTTCGTCCCTCACGGGAGGCGGGGTGCCGGTTCCTCTGGGGCTTCCGTCTGAGGTTCGCCCGTCTGGCTTCCGTAGCTGGGACCAGAAAGCTTTGCCAGGTATTCCGAGGCAGAAGTTCAACTTGATTGGAGAACCCGGGCAGGAGAATGTTGCGATTACGGTGCCGGAGTTGATTGTGGATGTCCCCTTAGCTGTGAAGGGTATGTCCCTGGTGCAGATGACTGCGGACGGCAGGTTGAAGCGCGCACGGGGGCCATATAGCGAGACATGGCTGACGAGAACGTTAGCAGGGCAGGAATCGTTTGTTGACAGCGGGAAGCTGGTCGTAGCGCGTTTTGAAAAGTCGTCTGGTCTGGTGATGTTTGCGGCTATGTCTGTGAACGAAGTTCATCGCTTTGCCTGGCAGGCGTTCTGGCGTTATCTGCCTGTCGCTTTGGCAGTGGCCGCACTGCTGCTCGTGATGATCTGGACGGTTGCACGAGAGTTGCTCTCCTTGCGGTTTCAGATCAAGGCAGCTCTGCGTGACCGCGAATTCTTCCTGCAGTACCAACCGGTGATGGATTTGAGTGCGGGCAGATGTGTGGGGGCGGAGGCTCTGATTCGTTGGAAGCGCCGTGATGGCAGCATGGTGAGCCCTTTGGTCTTCATCCCGGTTGCGGAGCAGCATGGACTGATCGAACAGGTGACGGCGCAGGTGATGGAGATGGTGGCGACCGATGCTGCGCAGCTTATTCGTGATCATCCGGAGATGCACATTGCGATCAACTTCTCCCCGGATGATCTTCATTCGAAGGAGATTGAGGACCGCCTGCAAAGGCTGATCCACGATGTTGGGGCGTCCAACAACATCGTGATTGAAGCCACGGAGCGCGGCTTGCTGTTTCCAGAGAAGGTGACGGAGACGCTGGTTTCGGTGAGGGCTAAAGGCTTCCGGGTTGGCATCGATGACTTCGGTACGGGCAACTCCAGTCTTTCGTACCTGGGGACATACGATCTGGATTTCTTGAAGATCGACAAGATGTTTGTGGACGCGCTGGGCAAGAATGAACCGACCAGTCAGGTCGCGTTCCACATTATTGGACTGGCGCATTCACTGGGTTTGAAGATCGTCGCGGAAGGCGTGGAAACGAAGGAGCAGCGCGACATTCTGCGCGAAGCCGGGGTGCAGTACGCGCAAGGCTGGATCTTCGCAAAACCGATGCTGATGCACGATCTGGCGGCGTTTACGCGTTTGCAGAATGCGTAA
- the ispG gene encoding flavodoxin-dependent (E)-4-hydroxy-3-methylbut-2-enyl-diphosphate synthase — protein sequence MPPTFRRKSVTVNIGGVRVGSDAPVVVQSMTNTDTADIESTVQQVAALARAGSEIVRITVNNEEAAQAVPHIVEGLRAKGWETPIVGDFHYNGHILLRKFPDCARALSKYRINPGNVSIGRKDDDNFRTMVECAVEYQKPVRIGVNWGSLDQALLTKMMDANSKSATPRDTRDVMMEAMVVSALDNAAAAERYGLRRDQIILSAKVSNVRDLIDVNTELASRTDHAIHLGLTEAGMGMKGIVTSTAGLSPLLLAGIGDTIRVSLTPEPGAPRTEEVRCAQQILQSLAIRSFMPQVTSCPGCGRTTSTYFQELALRIQNYLTESMPEWKKLYPGVEEMKLAVMGCIVNGPGESKHANIGISLPGTFEEPKAPVYIDGKLAMTLKGDHIVEEFQVILDEYVQKRYGNQLVEV from the coding sequence ATGCCTCCCACCTTTCGCCGTAAATCCGTGACCGTCAACATTGGCGGAGTCCGCGTCGGTTCCGACGCCCCCGTCGTCGTGCAGTCGATGACCAATACCGACACCGCCGACATCGAAAGCACCGTACAACAGGTTGCAGCTCTGGCCCGTGCCGGTTCTGAGATCGTCCGCATCACGGTGAACAACGAGGAGGCCGCACAGGCCGTCCCGCACATCGTGGAAGGCCTCCGTGCCAAGGGTTGGGAAACGCCCATCGTCGGCGACTTCCACTACAACGGCCACATCCTGCTCCGCAAGTTCCCCGACTGCGCCCGCGCGCTCTCAAAGTACCGCATCAACCCCGGCAACGTCTCGATTGGCCGCAAGGACGATGACAACTTCCGCACCATGGTGGAGTGCGCCGTCGAGTACCAGAAGCCTGTACGTATCGGCGTCAACTGGGGCTCGCTCGACCAGGCTCTGCTCACCAAGATGATGGATGCGAACTCGAAGTCCGCAACTCCGCGCGACACCCGCGACGTCATGATGGAAGCCATGGTCGTCTCCGCACTCGACAACGCAGCCGCGGCAGAACGCTACGGCCTCCGTCGCGATCAGATCATCCTCTCGGCGAAGGTCTCCAACGTCCGCGATCTGATCGACGTCAACACTGAGCTCGCCAGCCGTACAGACCACGCCATCCACCTCGGCCTTACCGAAGCAGGCATGGGCATGAAGGGCATCGTCACCTCGACCGCCGGTCTTTCGCCCCTGCTGCTCGCAGGCATCGGCGACACCATCCGCGTCTCGCTGACGCCGGAACCCGGCGCTCCCCGCACCGAGGAAGTCCGCTGCGCACAGCAGATTCTGCAATCGCTTGCGATCCGCAGCTTCATGCCGCAGGTCACAAGCTGCCCCGGTTGCGGCCGCACCACCTCGACCTACTTCCAGGAACTCGCGCTTCGCATTCAGAACTACCTGACCGAATCGATGCCCGAATGGAAGAAGCTCTACCCCGGCGTCGAAGAGATGAAGCTCGCAGTCATGGGTTGCATCGTCAACGGCCCCGGCGAGTCGAAGCACGCCAACATCGGCATCTCACTGCCCGGCACCTTCGAAGAGCCCAAGGCCCCGGTCTACATCGACGGCAAGCTCGCGATGACGCTCAAGGGCGACCACATCGTCGAAGAGTTCCAGGTCATCCTCGATGAGTACGTCCAGAAGCGCTACGGCAACCAGCTTGTCGAAGTCTAA
- a CDS encoding glycosyltransferase family 2 protein → MNWFHLSDTTRNVLLAVDGVIAAAWVHRAANIIWHIGEVADLTTPDWEIGPALQPSLAVIVPAKDEGENLRATLESLRMQEYPYLRVVVVDDRSTDATGAIADEFAERWPQRFVAVHITELPEGWLGKTWALEVGMQYCRDVEYVLCTDADILFSPSILWRALAYAEASQADHLVVLPTPMLKGWGEGVVLGLFQVLGMWAVRPWMVADPRSSRDVAGVGAFNLMRRTSFEELGGWLPQRMVVLEDITVGRRFKAAGMRQRMAFAPTLVLVHWASGMSGVVKVMTKNLFSGVNFRPTLLLFGCAWIGLFFLAPIAGLFWWPTLLPSLLVMAAIASTYQVLAPLSRIDAKYGWSYPLGALAMMWAMLRSMAVTVVRSGVVWRGTFYPLSDLRAQNSPFRWAREAAEMHDRVRREKPSGLRRWVDGMKKPRR, encoded by the coding sequence TTGAACTGGTTTCACCTGTCAGATACGACGCGTAATGTGCTGCTTGCGGTGGACGGTGTTATTGCTGCGGCCTGGGTGCATCGTGCGGCCAATATTATCTGGCATATCGGTGAGGTCGCGGATCTGACGACTCCTGACTGGGAGATTGGACCGGCGCTGCAGCCGAGCCTTGCTGTGATTGTTCCCGCCAAGGATGAGGGCGAAAATCTGCGAGCGACGCTGGAGTCGCTGCGGATGCAGGAGTACCCGTATCTGCGCGTGGTGGTGGTGGATGATCGCTCGACTGACGCCACCGGCGCGATTGCCGATGAGTTTGCAGAGCGCTGGCCGCAGCGTTTCGTCGCTGTCCACATTACGGAGTTGCCCGAGGGGTGGCTTGGCAAGACATGGGCGCTCGAGGTCGGAATGCAGTACTGCCGGGACGTGGAGTACGTGCTGTGTACGGACGCCGACATCCTCTTTTCGCCGTCGATTCTGTGGCGTGCGCTCGCATATGCGGAGGCTTCGCAGGCCGACCACCTGGTAGTGCTTCCTACGCCCATGCTGAAGGGCTGGGGCGAGGGTGTTGTGCTGGGGTTGTTCCAGGTGCTGGGCATGTGGGCCGTGCGGCCGTGGATGGTGGCTGATCCACGATCGAGCCGCGATGTAGCAGGCGTTGGCGCGTTCAACCTGATGCGGCGAACGTCGTTTGAAGAGCTGGGCGGATGGCTGCCACAGCGCATGGTGGTGCTGGAAGATATTACGGTTGGACGACGTTTCAAAGCGGCGGGAATGCGGCAGCGAATGGCGTTTGCGCCGACGCTAGTGCTGGTGCATTGGGCTAGTGGCATGAGCGGCGTGGTGAAGGTGATGACGAAAAACCTCTTCTCCGGCGTGAACTTTCGGCCGACCCTGCTGCTATTTGGCTGCGCGTGGATCGGGCTCTTCTTCCTGGCGCCGATTGCGGGGCTTTTCTGGTGGCCTACGCTGCTGCCGAGTCTGCTCGTTATGGCAGCGATAGCTTCGACGTACCAGGTACTCGCGCCGCTGAGCCGCATCGATGCGAAGTATGGGTGGAGCTATCCGCTGGGTGCGTTGGCTATGATGTGGGCGATGTTGCGCTCGATGGCTGTAACGGTTGTGCGTAGTGGCGTGGTGTGGCGCGGTACGTTCTATCCGTTGAGCGATCTGCGCGCGCAGAACAGCCCGTTTCGCTGGGCAAGGGAGGCTGCGGAGATGCACGATCGTGTGCGGCGGGAGAAGCCTTCGGGTTTACGGCGATGGGTGGATGGGATGAAGAAGCCGCGACGGTAG